The Treponema sp. OMZ 790 genome includes the window ACGCTGTATCCTGCACGGCCTTTAATATAAGGCCTTTCTATTGCAAAATCCCCCATAGCAAAGTTGTCTATGGTAATCCAAGGGCCTGCTTCTTCATATTTTATTGTGTGGACTTCTGAAACAAGCGGTCCTCGCCCGGCCTGATTAGTCCTTAATTCAAGCTTATGTTCTCCGCTTGTAATTTTTTCCCTATCTAATTTAAAACAAACGTAGCCTGTTTTAGATACAGTTACCTTTTCTATTTCTTTTCCGTCTATATAAAGGCCGGCTTCTTCTGCCATCTTGTCCAATACAAGCCTTCCATAGACATTAAACTCTCCCCTTACGGTTTCTCCGTTTAAGGGATATAATAATTCTATCTTGTTTTTATCCTTTTTACGGTATACGTCAAAATTTATGGATGCCTCATTAGCATTATTTGCTTTATCGACTCCGCTTATTTCAAGATTGTATCTTCCCTCAGGCAGAGCACTTATGTCGATATCCTTTGAAAGAATTATTTCGTTTTCAAGTTTTATTTCGGATAACTTTTGAGGCACAGTTGTTCCGCTTAGGCTCTTTATTTTAAGCATTACACCTTCAAGTGAAATATTATCATAAACCTGTCCCGACACAAATAAATTTGCATCTAATTTAGATCCGGCCAAAGGATATTCGAGTTTTAAAACAGGAGGAGTGTTGTCTATGTTTACCAAGGTCGAGTATAAAAATACCTGGTCATATTTGTCCGTGGCCTTTATAAAAACTACATGAGTTCCGTCATTTATTATATGGGTATTTAATCGGTATTGCCAATTTTCGCTGCCTTCAGCAAGGTTATAAGTTTGGCCGTTATCAAGCGATACTTCTATCTGTTTGATTCCGTTTTTATCCGTTGCGGTTCCGCTTATTACACTTACGCCTTTTAACGTATCGTTTATAAGGGGATAAGCTACTCCAACCTGAGGTACTTGTAATGAAACCCTTATCTTCCTTTTTACAGGAGTACTCGCAACTCCGTAAATATCTTCTGCATATATTGTAAGTTCATGTTCATTATCCGTCAGCTCGCTTAGCAATATAGGGATTGAAAAGCTGTTTTTAATTTCTGCCGGCTTATAAGCTCCATTGTCTATTTTATAATATATTTTTGCAGCTTCATCATCATCATATACCATTCCGGAAATTTCAAAGTCGCCTGTCATTATTTCATTTTCATACGGAAGATGCAGTTCAACTACAGGAGCATCTTCTGAATTGTCTATCTCAAAACTGTAGCTGTTAAAAGTTCTGGAATTACCTGCAAGGTCGGTAAATCTAAACTGCATGTTCTTACTCAAAGGTTCTTTTGAAGACCCGATTATTAGGTTTGGAAGAGTGTTATAATCAAAACTTTGCCATTCTGCGCCTTTGCTTGCTCCCTTATATTCTGCCTTTACTCCCGGGAATCTATCCGTTACCTTAAAAGCAGAATAAACTGAACCGTTTACCTTAACTCCCGGTTCGGGTAAAACCATTATTGTTTCGGGAGCTTCGCTGTCCTTATAAAAAACTCTGTATGCAAAACTTTCTCTTCCGGCCATATCTTCTGCTCTTACCGTAACAAGTATGGGGCCGTCAGGCTGTCCGCCTACGTTTATACTCTCATTAAAGCTGCCAGAAAGTTTTATATACCGGTCTCCGTCTCCAAGGCTGTATTCAACGGTTTTTACTCCGGCTCCATCCGAGACCTTACCTTTTAAAACGATAGCTTTATTTACGAAGGATGCGCCTTCGGCCATGTCAAGGTTTATCTGAGGGGATGCAGTATCCGAAAGGATATCTACTTGCGGGCTTGTATATACATTGCCTTCGTTGTCGGTAATTTTTACTCCTACACCCTTGTATAAACCGTCAGCTTTTACACTTAGCCTTATTATGTCTCCTTCGAGTTCGGCTTCAATGTTTTTTCCGCCGATGACTTCTAAGGATTCTATTACCATGCCTTCTCTAGGCTGATAAACACCTGAAAGGGGATTTCCATCCGTCAATATAATCTGATTATTTTCATTAACATCGCCTTTAGCCCAGACAAAATTTTCTTCTGCACCTCCGCCCGACATATTTACAACACGAACAGCCAATGTCTGTTTACTGATCCTATCGTTCATATCGGCAGCCGTAACGGATACGGTGTATATCCCCGGTACCGACTTAGAGTTTATGTTTGTTTTTATTAAATATTCTGTCTGTCCGGCTTTTATGGGTAATGCAGACTCTTCTTCTCCGTTAAATCCGGCACTTATATATTTTAAGCCTGAAGGAGCTTTTACATGTACCGATGTAGAAGCCTTAGATTGAGCGTTATAGACAGGTATTACGGTTTCGCCGTTATCAAAGCTTATACTTGGAGCCCTGCCTTCCACAGTGAATTTTAAGCTTATCGGAGCTCCTTGTATTCCTTTTTTGTTTACCGCATATATTGTTAATGTATGGCTTCCGGCACTTATTTCTTTTTCTATAACTCCAAATCCTGCCTCATTGGCATCTATGATTTTTTCTTCGCCCTTATCTATTCTGTATCTTATTTCACCTGCGCCGTATAAATCGTGTACTACTCCGGATATATAAAGCTCCTCGGAAACCTTTGCATCTATCGCAGGGCTTAACATTTCTATTACGGGTTTGCCTTTACTCTGATCTATCTGGATGGTTTTTTTTACATTTACAATGTTTCCGGCTATATCTTTTGCCGTTATTTCGACAACTGCTGTCTTTCCGCCGCCCTTTCCTGCATCGAATTCTTTTATCCAATAAGGATTGCCGGGCGTAAGGGTAAATTCTCCTTTTTCATTATTGCACTTCCACGAAAGGCTTGCCAAACCGGCAGAGTCTGTTGCTTTTCCTGCGATCGAAAATACGGGCGGCATGGGTTGATCGGTATCAGGATAGATAAACTCGACTAAAGGAGCCGTATTATCCACAAAAAGTAAAAATGTATGTATACCTACACTGCCCTGCTTATCTACCGCCTTAAACCAAATGACCTTAGGTCCGTCAGGTATTTTTTTTGTATCAAGTTTTAAATAAAAATTAGACTGTTTTGTTTTTTTGTTATAGGAAAGTTTTACTTCTTCAAAATTTTCTCCATCATTTACGGAATATAGGAGTCTTTCTATTCCGTTTCCGTCTTCTACGGTACCTTCAATATTGATTTTTCCTGAAACAAGTTCTCCGACGGTTCTATTGACTATATTTGTTACAGGCGAAAGGCTGTTCAGATAAAAAACCCGTTTTATGGATTTTCCTTTTACTCCATTAACATCAACACCCCATGCTTCAATAGTGTGAGCACCTTCTTCCAAGTTTTTGGTGTTTATATAATATGACCAAAATTCTTTACCTTTAGCCCGATAGATGCTTTCTCCTCCGTCAATACGAATTTCAACATAGTCTACAGCATCATCATCTAAACATGTTCCTACGATGTTTAAGTTTCCCGATACAACCGCATCAATTTTAGGATTACTTATATTTACTATGGGTAAGTCGGAATTGGGATCTATATACATATTAAACGGGCCGACATATCCCTCATTACCAGCTATGTCTGTGGCCGTTATTATAATATTGTATTTTCCTTTTTTCTTACCTGAAATATCTATAGATTGATGCCAGCTTTCGTTTGACTGCATCTGCACTGTATCAATATCTTTCGATCCGCCTGCATACAATGTACCGAATACACTGCATATAATTACAATATATATTACAATTTTTCTCATAAAAAGACTCCTAAACAAATATCAAAAAATTAACCGATAGATTATCGGTAAAATATTCCTAAAACTTTAATATATCTAAAATAAAGGAAGAAAATGAAGGGGATATACCGGATACTAATATACACACAAAATATCAAAAATATCAACTATTTTTGATATTTTTATACAAATTTATCAAAAACACCTAAAAAGGAGCCTGATATATATCTTCCATATTTTTTGATAATAGAGTAAACTGTTTAGAATATGAAGCTAAAATTTATCGGACAGACTACGGCACAAAGGCGTGAACTTATTTTAACCGCTTCCCCTATAAAAACCTTGCTTATACTTTCTTTGCCGGCCCTTATGATGGCAATGCTCCAAGCTATGATGCCGTTTACAGACGGTCTTTTTATAAACAGACTTACCGACCACGTAACGGCAAGTGCAGTCAGCTTTTCCCAGCCGATTATCTTCATTGTTTTAGCCCTTGGGCAAGGTTTGAGTGTCGGTGCTACTGCAATCATAGGTCAGCTTAACGGGCGCGGAAATATAGATGAGAGTAAAAAGACCGCAACTCAAATTTTCGTATTCGGATTTTTGTTGGGGCTGGTCTCGATTCCCATTTTATTTGTATTGGGCTCAGTAATAAGCTACAGTCTGAAAAGTGAGATAGCTCCGCTGGTTTTCCGCTATATTTCGCTTTATTGTCTGGTAATGCCGCTCAGCTTTATGGAGTCGATATATAACGGAATTAAGAATGCAAACGGAAAACCGGAAGCGCCTTTTTTTAGAATGATTATAATGCTTATAATCAAAATAATCGGAAACTTTATATTTTTGTATTTTCTAAAAATGAAAATAGACGGCTGCGTTTTGGCTTCGCTTTTAGCCAACATAGTAGTCGCAGCATGGATGTTCTATGACCTTTTTTTAAAACAGACGCCCGATAAACTTACTTTAAAACAATTTAAATTTTCTCCTCCTGCAATATACGAACTATTACGGGTCGGCTTTCCTGCAATGATAAATTATGCCTTTATATATGTAGGTTTCTTTTTGATAAACAGAGAAATGGAGCCTTACGGTGCAATAGTTTTAAACGGGCAGAGCATTGCAAGCAATATTTCGACAATTTGTTTCAATATACCCGGCTGTTTTAGTGCTGCCGTTACGACTATGGTCAGCATGAATATAGGCTCAGAAAATCCTCAAAAGGCGAAACGGTCATGCCTTTTAGGCTGTATTACAAGTGCGATAAGCGGGGCAGTCCTTATAGCTATAATAGTACCCTCGTCAGCCTATTTGGTATCAATGTTTAAGCCGGAAATGCCCCAAATAGGGGAAATCGCAGTAAAGGCCCTGCACATTTATACCTACTCGGTAATAGGCTTCGGTATTTGTATGACAATTCAGGGAGCTTTTATCGGCCTAGGAAAAACCAAGGTTCCATTAATGTTGGGTATTTTACGCATCTGGCTTTTGCGCTACATATTTATAATTACAACCGAAAAATATCTTTCCTATTACTCGATATACTGGGGAAATCTTTTTTCGAACATAACGGCCGGTCTGATTGCCGTAATTTTAATCCTAAACACCAAATGGGTGTCGGGAATAAAAAAATAAAAGTTTTTTTAAAATTTTACTCTTAAATGAAATAAAATCCTACAATAATAATGATGATGAGGCATAAATCTTTTGTTTTATCCTAACCATTTATTTGGTATGAAAATTATTATTTTTGAGGAGAAAAATATGTCGGAAGAAAAAATTTTAAACCCCAAAACCGATTGGGTATTTAAGCTGATGTTTTCTAAAGGCGAGGAAGGAAACAAGGCTCTTATCAGTTTTCTAAATGCCTTTTTGGAAGATTCTTACGGTAAAATCAAAAAGGCCGAAATCCTAAACACCGAGCTCATCCGCGACAGACCGTCGGGTGAAACCTACCGCCTAGACTTTTTAATTAAAACCGACACAGGCCTTCTTGTAGACCTTGAAATGCAGCAGTTTTGGAAAACCAACTATCCGAGGCGGAGTCAAATGTACCTTATGCGCCTCGCTTCACGCTTTTTAAAGACGGAGCCCAAAGAAGACGACTTTTTGTACGCCATAAGCCTTTCGGTCTTCGGCTGCGATGTTCCCAAAAACGCAGAGCTTGTCAGGATGCCTGAGGGCTCTGTAATTCAATATCTTTATGTTGAATTAAACGAGCTAATAGTTTATACTATGAAAAAGAGACTTGAAGAGTATAACCTAAAAGATTTTTGGATAAGGTTTTTAGCCAACTATGAAGAAGATAAAAAAAGCGGGATGTTGGAAGAATTATGCAGATTAGAGGAGGGTATAAAAATGGCAGAAGCGACACTCTTTAGGGTAACGGATGAAGAGAGGCGAATGGCAATAGAGCTCTCTAACGAAAAATACGAGATGTATGTCGAATGTGAAAGGAATGAAGCTAGAAGACTGGGATTAGAGGAAGGCCGTGCCGCAGGTTTAGAAGAAGGTTTAGCCGAAGGCCGAGCGGAGGGAAGAAATCTAGGTTTAGCAGAGGGCTTGGCTGAGGGTCGTGCAGCCGGTTCTCATCAAAAAGCCCTTGAAACGGCAAAAATTATGAAAAACATGAATTATCCTCTAGAAGATATTTACACAATCACAGGACTTTCTGAAGAAGTAGTAGGAAAATTATAGACTATAATTTTTGTGACTGATTTTAACTACCACTCATTGAAAAAAAACGGCAATAGGTGTAAAATCCTCGTTGAGTAAAAAAACTTTTGGGAGGTTGTTTTATGAAAAATATAAAGATTGATTTTGATGTTTTAGAAATGATGGTTTTCTTTTGGGAAAGCGTAGCTTCAAAGGATAAGATGGGAGATGATTACTTTGTGAGTATTGCCGAAAAGCCGCAGATGGAAGTTGTTTACAACGAGGACTTTTCTAAGGATTCCGTCCGCAGGGTTATGTCTGCAATTTCCAATAGGGAAAGGCTTAACGACCGCACGATGAGCGAGAGCCGCTTTTGGAATAACAATATGTGGATTTTGGAAGACTTACAGACCATGCACAATATGATGGCTCCGATTAAGACCTTAAACCTTGCAGAGCTTACCGAAAAATACAAGGATTCGGCAAAATTCGATGAGATCGAACTCATATTCATTCCGGCCCATGCAGAAGAATTCTATATAAAGGAAAATAAAATATATATTAACTTTTTTAAACTTATTCCGAATTATGAAGACCCGAAAGATATTAAGATTTCAGGCCTTCCTTTAAAAGAATATGTAATTAAAAAGATCGAAGATTTATTGCACTAAGACTATGACAAAAAAGGGTTGCGGCTTGGGCGACGTTTAAGCTTTCTACATTGCCGCTTCCCTTTATTTTTACAAGATGGGAGCAAAGCTTTTTAGCTTCCTCGCTTATTCCCCTCTCTTCATTTCCTAGAACAATTACACAAGCCTCATCCTTTTCGATCAATCTTTCTATGTCGGCGATTTCGTGGTGGGCTTTTAAATCGGTGCCTATGCAGGTGAGCCTTCCGCGGCATTGGCGCAAAAACCAAGCCGTTGACGAAACCTTAAAAATGTTTACAAATTCCATTCCGCCTTGAGCTACCCTGTAAGCCGAGGTAGTAATCGAAGCCTGTTTATCTTCCTTTGTTAAAACTATATTTTCAATACCGAAAAAGGCAGCGCTCCTTATTATCGCACCGAGGTTGTTTGCGTTTCCTATTTCATCCAGCATCAAAACCTGAGCCCTATTTTGAGCCCAAAGGTTTATCGTTTCATGTTCCAGTACAGGGATTTCGGGCTCAAAGATCATCGCCGTTACCCCCTGATGATGCACCGATTCGGAGAGCCTTTCCAACTCATCATCGGCGACTATTCTATATAATCTCTTATTGGAAGCCAGATACTTACAAACCTCGCCGAACTGTTTTGCTCTTTTTTCCGAAAAAAACAGGCGTGAGATTTTTTCGGGATGATGTTTTGCCAAGGCAAGACAGCTTTCAAAGCCGCAAACCGGCAATTCTTTTTCAAATTTTTTACCCATGTGTTCATCATACACCAAAAACAAAACATATGGAAGCGGACTCCTTCAAGGCAACCGCACAAGAATGATTATGAAGCGGCTAACTTCTTTACTGTGCGAAATTTTGAACAAAATTTCGCACAGTTTTCAAAAAAGGGCAAACACATCATGAGGGTAAATAAAATAGCAAAAAAATAGGCTGTGAATACCCCTCTTGCAGCCGCATAGCGGCGAAAGGCGGGTTGAACAGCCTATGTTTTTTGCGAAGATAAAACTCTGATGCGTTTGCCCTGACTCTTTTTTGACCTTGCAGAAATTTTCTATTTTTGTTAGAATGAGGGCCTTATGAAAAAAGCATGTATTTTTGATTTGGACGGAACCTTAACCAATTCCCTTTACTCGATAGCTCATTTTTTAAATGCTGAAACGGCCAAGTACGGCATACCGGCTGTCGATCCTGAAGAATTTAAAATTTTAACAGGGAACGGAGCAAGAAAGCTGGTACAAAGAGTGCTTGAACGGTCAGGAAAAAACAGCAAAGAATTGGAAGAAAAAATACTTAAAGGTTATAATGCAGTCTATGATGCAGACCCTGTTTATCTTTGTGAAGCCTACCCGGGAATCAAAGAGCTTTTATCCGGCTTAATCAAAAACGGAATTTCGGTAAATGTGCTTTCAAATAAACCCCACTCGACAACCGAAAAAGTTGTTAAGACCATCTTCGGCGAGAACACCTTTTCGTGTATCCTGGGAGCCCGGGATTCGGTACCCCTGAAACCTGACCCCGCAGGCGTTTATGAAATTTTAAAAATGCTCAACCTCGAAAAAAAAGATTTTCTTTACATAGGAGACACAGCAACGGATGTTCAAACCGGGAAAAATGCAGGTCTTTTTACAATAGGCGTTTTATGGGGTTTTAGAAAGCGTCCCGAATTGGAAAACGCAGGAGCTGATGCGATAATCTCAAGCCCTGAAGAAATCCTAAAGATTGCCTTAGCGTAAACCTGTAATCTGCCGTCAATTTCTATAGGCTAGACTCTGCTTACACTCCAAATATGAGAGCAGCTCCGGCACAAACCAGAGGAATCAGTATATTATCAAAGTCTTTTAGAGGCAGGGCTTCCGTTCCTGCAGCGATGCCGGCAATAAACAAGCTTTTTACAAGACTCAGACTTATTACGAAGGTAGAAATAAAAACCGCCATAAAACAGGCTATGCTTCCTGCTATGGTTTTATCCTTGGAAATATTTAAGTGATGCCTTCCCCAAAATTTTCCGACAAGGCTTGCAAGTCCGTCGCCTAGGGCCAAAGCCATAATTCCTATACTTGCATCCCTAAACGGAAAGATAAGAAGAGTGGTGATAACCCCAACCGAAAGAGTTACGGGACCTAAGACAAATTTTCCCTTATCCCTTTCTCTTGCCGCGAAGCCCGTAATGCTTGAAATCATAAAAATCGTGTAGCCCTTTAATCTTAAAATTTCAAAAACTATATAAAGACATGTTATTACGGACAAGGCTAAAACCGTGGGATAAAAAAAGTATCTTGCAAAGAGGGGAACAAGGGCCGCACAAAGGTGTATAGCTTTGCGGAAGGTTTCCTTGACCAGATCTTCTACGCGCGCATTTTGAGAAAGCTTTTTATACCGTAGATCTCTTAAAAAACTCATAAGCTAAAACATTCCTGCACACAAAACTGCGGCTATCTTAAAATAGATAATCAAACTCACCGTATCCACAATGGTTGTAATTAAGGGGCCTGCCATAATTGCAGGGTCAAGCCTCAATTTTTTTGCCATAATAGGTAGAAGACCTCCCGTAATCTTTGCGATAGTTACGGTTGCAACAAGGGTTACACCTACAGTGAGGGCTATCATAGGGTTCTTTCCTCCGAGGAATACCGATTTCAAAAAACTAAAAAGACCTAAGATAAGACCTACCAAAACGGCAATACCCAGTTCTTTAAAAAACACCTTTTTCCAATCCTTTAAGTCGATTTCTCCCGTGGCTAAACCGCGGATAATGAGGGTGGAAGACTGATTGCCTGAGTTCCCTCCAGTATCCATCAGCATGGGAATAAAGGCTGTCAAAATAGTCATAGAAGCAAGCAAGTGGGTATACCGCTCGATTATGGTTCCCGTAAAGGTTTCGGATACCATGAGCAAAAGAAGCCAGCCAATTCTGTGCTTTGCAAGTTTAAAGATTCCGGTCTCGAGGTAGGTTTCTTCGTTGGGCTGCATACCGGCCATCCTCTGAAAGTCCTCGGTAGCCTCCTGTTCCATAACGTCCATTATGTCGTCGACGGTAATAATACCTATGAGGCGGTTTTCGTTATCGACAACGGGGAGGGCCAAAAAGCCGTACTTCTTAAAAGTGAAGGCAACCTTTTCCTGATCGTCATGGGTGTTCACGCAGATGTACTCTTTATTAAAAATCTGCTCAATCTTTTTATCCCCATCGGCAAGCACCAATTCTTTTAAAGAAATAAAACCTTCAAGAATGCGGTTTTTATCGGTAACATAGCAGGTGTAAATAGTCTCACTTTCCAAGCCTATCTTGCGGATATAGGCAAGGGCCTGTTCAACGGTCATTCCTTTTTTTAAGCCAACGTACTCGATGGTCATAAGGCTTCCCGCCGAATCTTTGGGATATTTTAAAAACTGATTTATGAGCATCCGCTCTTCACTGCCGGTATTTTTTAGGATTTTTTTTACGACATTTGCAGGCATCTCTTCAACAATATCGACCATATCGTCCAAGAAGATTTCATCCAAGATAGAAACCAACTCCTTGTCGGTGGCAGCAGCTATAAAACGGCTTTGCTGTTCTGTAGGGAGGAGCGTAAAAACTTCGGCAGCCATGCTCTTAGGCAGCATTCTGAACATAAGAATAGCATTTTGGGCAGGTTCCGTTTCAAGGAATTCGGCTATGTCTACCTCGTTTAAATCTGCCAAAGTGCGCTGCACTTCAATATACCGTTTTTCGGATAATAAATATTCAATTTGTTCAAACTTATTTTCTTCCAATTCCATAAGATACCCTCCGAACGATATAATTCTTGAGAGTATATCACATTTTTAAGAAAAAATATAGGGGCAGAAAAAAAGCTTATACAGCTATTCGAGTTTTTTATATTAAATTAATCAACAATTTTTTAAATTTTACTATTTATTACAAACTTTTTATACAATAATTATGAAAGGGGAAAATTTTTCCTCTTTTAAAAAACTATTAGAGAGATTAAACATGGAAAAACTATTTAAAATCACTCTCCGCAACGACTATGCCTTTAAACGAGTGTTCGGAGTGGAAGAAAACAAGGACGTACTACAGGATTTTCTGGAATGTATACTGGACATTCCGCCTGAGACCATAGCCGATTTAGAACTCTTGGATAAGGAGTTTCACAAAGAACTTTTAAATGAAAAGTTAGGTATCTTGGATATAAAACTAAGATTAAAAGACGAAACTTTTATTGATATTGAGATTCAAAACAGATGGCATTTTGATTTTCCTGAAAGAACCTTGTATTATTGGTCTAAGATGTACAATGAAGGTGTAAAACAAGGTCAAGACTATACAAAACTTCCAAAGTGTATTACAATAAACTTGATAGGAAAAGGCTTTAATAAAAATAAGCGTTTGCACAATCGATATTTTATCCTTGAACAAGAGACAAAGGAGCCTTTAGTTTCAAAACTTGAGATTCATATACTGAACCTTGAAAAAGCAAGGCTATTAAAAGAAAGTCAATGTAAGGATGATAAAACGAAGCGCTTATTAAACTGGTTAAAATTTATTGAAACTGATGATCCGGAGGTAAGAAAAATGTTGGCAGAAACTTCTAAAGTAATGGCAAAAGCAAATGATAAAATTATAATAATGGAAATGAGCCCTCGAGATAAATGGCTATACGACGCCCGCATGAAATACGAACACGACAGGGCATCATGTATAAGTGAAGGTTATCGGGAAGGAATATTAGATGGTGAAATAAAAGGCAGACAAGAAGGTTTTGCTGACGGCTCCTACCAAAAAGCTCTTGAAACGGCTGCAGCATTTAAAAAACTTGGAATTGATATTGATAAAATAGCCCAAGGAACAGGTTTAAGCATTAAGGAAATCCAAGCCCTATAAAAATCGGCGTTTTTAAAATGAACTTATATGGCGGGGTTAAGCCCAATGGCCCTATCCCCAAAAGCCGTTATTTGCAAGGAGAACGGCTAAGGCAGAGGTGATGGCCGTTTCGGTGCGTAAGATGCGCTTTCCCATAGAGTAAGAAACAAAGCCTTCAGCTAAAAAGGTTTCCCTCTCGTTTTGAGTCCAGCCCCTTTCGCTTCCGATTGCTATAGTTAAATCTTCACCTTCCTGCATCTTAAATGTAGAAAGTGAAGGAAAGTCTCCTATGTCGAGAAGAACCTTGCTTCCGCTGAATGAGGTATCGCTTAAATCTTTTAAGGCTTCTTTTACCGAATTGCAAAAAGAAAATTCAGGCATCAGAGTTTGGCCTGCTTGCGAGATTCCGTCGATAATGTATTTTTTTATTTCTTCGGGGCTTGAAAGGTTTGACCTTAAATAGGAACGCTCTCCCAATTCCGTTCCGCATAATATGATTTCTGCAAAGCCCAAACTCGCCGCATCCCGCAAGATGCGCCTCAACTGAATGGGACGGGGAAAACCCAAGATTATTTTTATCGGCGGAAGAGGCAGCGGTTTTCTTTCAATTCTGTCGGCATCTGTGCGATCCTCAATTTTATCGGCTCTATTCGGAGAAAAAGAAAAAACTATTTTTTCTTCGGAAAGGTGAGAGATAAGAGCCTCTCCTATGTTTCCGTTTATAAGACCTGCTTTAAAAGCATCACCTTCCTTTAGGTGCAAGACCTTTTTTATGTGCTGATAGCGTTCATCGTTTTTATAAAAAACGCAGCACCCATCTTCGGCATTTTGAAGAAATCTTTTTCCAATTAAATCGGATAAATCGGAGTTTACACAATAAGATTGTACGCAATCACCGTTTAAAAAATCATCAGCCGAAAACAAAACAATATTCATCTATCTCTTCCTAAATTAAGATGAGCTTCCGGCACAATCATCCAGTTCAGCTTCGGTAAGAATCGAATAGTCATAGCCCTGTTCGGCCAAAAACTTTTGACGCTTTTCGGCAAAGCCCTCTTCTATGGTTTGGCGGGTTACGATGCTGTAAAAATGAGAATCGCATTCCTTAGGCCGCAAGATTCTGCCCAAGCGCTGAGCCTCTTCTTGTCGGCTCCCGAACACACCGGACACCTGAATAGCAACCGAGGCATCGGGCAAGTCAATAGCAAAATTTGCAACCTTAGAGACCACCAAAACATTTATCTCCCCCTTTCTAAAGGCATCATACAAAACCTCCCTCTCGGCATTTGTATTTTTCCCGGTAATAAGGGGAGCCTTTATTTCTTTTGCAATTGTTTCAAGTTGGGAAAGGTACTGCCCGATTATAAGAGTCTGATTTTCCTTGTGCCTGGCCAAAAGTTTTTTGACTATTTCGAGCTTTGCAGGATTTTCACTTGCAATGCGGTGCTTTTCTCGCGTTGTACCCACAGCGTACTCTATCTCCTTTGAAGGAGCAATGTTTACACGGATTTCGGTACAATAGGCCCTTGCTATCCAGCCCTTTTGCTCCAGGTCCTTCCACGGCACATCGAAGCGTTTAGGTCCGACAAGGCTGAACACATCTCCCTCGCAGCCGTCTTCCCTCACAAGGGTTGCAGTAAGCCCGAGTCTTCTTATAACTTGAAGCTCAGCCGTAATTCTAAAAACGGGAGCAGGCAATAGGTGAACCTCATCATAGATTATAAGCCCCCAGGCCCTTTCCCTAAAAATCTTAAAATGAGGAAAGGCAGAGTCGGTGTTTGGCCTCCAAGTGAGCACCTGATAGGTCGCTATAGTAATAGGACTTATCTCCTTTACCTCGCCCGTGTATAAGCCTATATCTTCTTCGCTTATATTTGTCTTATCCAAAAGCTCCCGCCTCCACTGGTAAACGGCAGCCACATTGGGAGTAAGAATAAGAGTGCTTGTTTTAAGAAGGCTCATCGTGAGCATTCCGACTATAGTTTTTCCTGAACCGCAGGGAAGAACAATAGTGCCGAAGCCCGTCCCTGCCGACTTATCGCCCACAAAGGAAGAGGCCGCATCCCTTTGATAATCTCTGATTTC containing:
- a CDS encoding 16S rRNA (uracil(1498)-N(3))-methyltransferase, whose amino-acid sequence is MNIVLFSADDFLNGDCVQSYCVNSDLSDLIGKRFLQNAEDGCCVFYKNDERYQHIKKVLHLKEGDAFKAGLINGNIGEALISHLSEEKIVFSFSPNRADKIEDRTDADRIERKPLPLPPIKIILGFPRPIQLRRILRDAASLGFAEIILCGTELGERSYLRSNLSSPEEIKKYIIDGISQAGQTLMPEFSFCNSVKEALKDLSDTSFSGSKVLLDIGDFPSLSTFKMQEGEDLTIAIGSERGWTQNERETFLAEGFVSYSMGKRILRTETAITSALAVLLANNGFWG
- a CDS encoding DNA repair helicase XPB, which produces MQESKPLIIQGDRSILLDIHDPEADEARFALIPFAELEKSPEHLHTYRLTPLSLWNAAGVGLSADSIMKTLTSFSRFKVPESILVWMKETMGRYGKIKLLPLEKPQEDNADVTEEKETGAANLETVEAEFLRLKTENSLIFKELKSSKLLSKYLIEDSDEENSFLISLLNRGTVKQALLKQGWPVKDEVPLRDGEPLDISLKEKTSSGAEFEIRDYQRDAASSFVGDKSAGTGFGTIVLPCGSGKTIVGMLTMSLLKTSTLILTPNVAAVYQWRRELLDKTNISEEDIGLYTGEVKEISPITIATYQVLTWRPNTDSAFPHFKIFRERAWGLIIYDEVHLLPAPVFRITAELQVIRRLGLTATLVREDGCEGDVFSLVGPKRFDVPWKDLEQKGWIARAYCTEIRVNIAPSKEIEYAVGTTREKHRIASENPAKLEIVKKLLARHKENQTLIIGQYLSQLETIAKEIKAPLITGKNTNAEREVLYDAFRKGEINVLVVSKVANFAIDLPDASVAIQVSGVFGSRQEEAQRLGRILRPKECDSHFYSIVTRQTIEEGFAEKRQKFLAEQGYDYSILTEAELDDCAGSSS